In the genome of Dethiosulfovibrio faecalis, one region contains:
- a CDS encoding winged helix-turn-helix domain-containing protein, with amino-acid sequence MGSEEKILEALSEKAMKAGEIAEFVGLDKDDVSKTLKTLKAKGKVISPKRCYYGLPE; translated from the coding sequence ATGGGTTCCGAGGAAAAAATTCTGGAGGCTCTTTCCGAGAAGGCCATGAAAGCCGGAGAGATTGCCGAATTTGTCGGCCTGGACAAGGACGACGTATCCAAGACGTTGAAGACCCTTAAGGCTAAGGGCAAGGTGATATCCCCCAAACGCTGTTATTACGGACTACCGGAGTAG
- a CDS encoding Glu/Leu/Phe/Val family dehydrogenase, giving the protein MAVVKRTSDNVLLDTALKNFYAATEEMGLEDGLVEILSRSERKTCVSIPVEMDDGTIKVFDGFRVAHSSAVGPAKGGVRFHPEVCLDECEALAFMMTWKCSLAGIPYGGGKGGVCCNPLEISPKEKERICRTFAARIEPVVGAWTDVPAPDVNTGGQEMVWFMDTISKMRGRLEPAIFTGKPIPLWGSKGRNAATGLGVATCAIELMNALGKPVKGATVAVQGFGNVGTFAALTMIDAGAKVVAISDITGTYYCKDGLDINKAFDHVSNHPKKLLEGFEQPGLEKRDLAALVTTECDILLPCALEGAINGKNADEVKAKYIVEGANGPITPDADAVLDGKGILVVPDFLANSGGVIGSYFEWCQDLGGFFWTQEDYNNRLLRIMKDNFKTVWDYSQSKNVKMRRAAFMAAIQRVADAVKMRGVFM; this is encoded by the coding sequence ATGGCAGTGGTGAAACGTACTTCCGATAACGTACTGCTCGATACGGCCCTCAAGAACTTTTACGCCGCGACGGAGGAGATGGGACTCGAGGACGGACTGGTAGAGATTCTCAGCCGTTCGGAGAGAAAGACCTGCGTCTCTATCCCGGTCGAGATGGACGACGGGACGATCAAGGTCTTCGACGGATTCCGCGTAGCTCACTCCTCGGCGGTAGGACCGGCCAAGGGTGGCGTTCGCTTCCATCCCGAGGTGTGTCTTGACGAGTGCGAGGCTCTGGCCTTCATGATGACCTGGAAATGTTCCCTGGCCGGTATCCCTTACGGCGGAGGCAAGGGTGGAGTCTGCTGTAACCCCCTCGAGATCTCTCCCAAGGAGAAGGAGCGTATCTGCAGGACCTTCGCCGCTCGGATCGAGCCGGTCGTAGGAGCCTGGACCGATGTTCCCGCCCCCGACGTCAACACCGGTGGACAGGAGATGGTATGGTTCATGGATACCATCAGCAAAATGCGCGGACGCCTCGAGCCGGCGATCTTCACAGGCAAGCCCATCCCTCTGTGGGGGTCCAAGGGCCGTAACGCCGCTACCGGACTGGGAGTGGCCACCTGTGCCATAGAGCTGATGAACGCACTCGGAAAGCCGGTCAAGGGTGCCACCGTGGCCGTTCAGGGCTTCGGAAACGTCGGAACCTTCGCTGCCTTGACGATGATAGACGCCGGAGCCAAGGTCGTAGCCATCAGCGACATCACCGGAACCTACTATTGCAAGGACGGTCTGGACATCAACAAGGCCTTCGACCATGTCTCCAACCATCCCAAGAAGCTTCTCGAGGGATTCGAGCAGCCCGGTCTTGAGAAGAGGGATCTCGCTGCCCTCGTTACGACCGAGTGCGACATCCTCTTGCCCTGCGCTCTCGAGGGAGCCATCAACGGTAAGAACGCCGACGAAGTCAAGGCCAAGTACATCGTAGAGGGGGCCAACGGTCCCATCACTCCCGATGCGGACGCCGTCCTCGACGGTAAGGGAATCCTGGTCGTTCCTGACTTCCTGGCCAACTCCGGCGGAGTCATCGGGTCCTACTTCGAGTGGTGTCAGGACCTGGGCGGATTCTTCTGGACTCAGGAGGACTACAACAACCGTCTTCTCAGGATCATGAAGGACAACTTCAAGACGGTATGGGACTACTCTCAGAGCAAGAACGTCAAGATGCGCAGAGCCGCCTTCATGGCAGCCATCCAGCGTGTCGCCGACGCCGTAAAGATGAGAGGCGTGTTTATGTAG
- a CDS encoding Fur family transcriptional regulator yields the protein MQRRSRQRDAILKVLEMEGVHPTAEDVLLEVRKEIPNVSLGTVYRNLDQLCEAGMIWKVQVEGEPCRYEGNPDRHLHAVCPFCGEIRDVWPSGDPVSRDSLPEEFAEAEYRLLLISPCKKCRRKDLKPAGPT from the coding sequence ATGCAGAGAAGATCAAGACAGAGGGACGCCATACTAAAGGTCCTTGAGATGGAGGGGGTTCACCCTACCGCCGAGGACGTCCTCTTGGAGGTCCGCAAGGAGATCCCCAACGTAAGTCTCGGGACGGTCTACAGGAATCTGGACCAACTCTGCGAGGCCGGAATGATCTGGAAGGTCCAGGTAGAGGGGGAGCCCTGCCGCTACGAGGGCAACCCGGACAGGCATCTTCACGCTGTCTGTCCCTTCTGCGGCGAGATAAGGGACGTCTGGCCCTCCGGGGATCCCGTATCCCGCGATTCGCTCCCGGAGGAGTTCGCCGAAGCGGAATACAGGCTTTTGCTGATATCTCCATGCAAAAAATGTCGTCGCAAGGATTTAAAACCCGCCGGCCCGACATAA
- a CDS encoding AMP-binding protein, giving the protein MEGPSRIENRVSEVWNDGDPVLWWNGDWMTAGRLFEMADGSQKVLSDGGFRRGDRLMVLMPNCPALLALSIACWRLGGTVVPVNLQAGQEALLSSIDAVEPCAIVVEGSLKGSFSSLLESSVPVFPVGLEAPLGEFRGIDVPTSEDHVALLFSTSGTTGRPKVVPVSHENVLSDMDQALKQVSEISDGEVFLNVLPNFHTLGFIVSGLLPLLFRFRQVILPSFMPVDRTLKAIEASGVTAIVAVPTMLRFMVAAGLRAGMNFPSVRLVISGGDRFSVDLDSRVEKVFGVPVLEGYGLTECSPILAVNPSYEARKLGTVGPVLGDLEWQIRGLDGEVKEEGEEGVLWVKGPSVVSRYFRNPEVSVEKFVDGWFNTGDVVSMDGDGYVRIMDRAGDMIIVGGFNVYPQEVEAVLASYAGVREAAVVGKKNSFSGQIPYGYVILDPEASVTSAELISYCKGHLAHYKVPRKIEMVEDFPRNSLGKVLRRALRDDLNRGTR; this is encoded by the coding sequence ATGGAGGGGCCATCTCGCATAGAGAACAGGGTGTCCGAGGTATGGAATGACGGCGATCCTGTCTTGTGGTGGAACGGTGACTGGATGACCGCCGGGAGGCTGTTCGAGATGGCCGACGGTTCCCAAAAGGTCCTGTCCGATGGTGGTTTTCGAAGGGGCGACAGGCTAATGGTGCTGATGCCCAACTGTCCTGCCCTGTTAGCCTTGTCCATCGCCTGTTGGCGTCTTGGGGGCACGGTCGTTCCGGTCAATCTCCAGGCTGGACAGGAGGCACTTCTGTCCTCTATCGATGCGGTAGAGCCCTGTGCTATCGTGGTAGAAGGTTCCTTGAAGGGCTCTTTTTCCTCTCTTTTGGAGAGTTCCGTGCCGGTTTTTCCGGTGGGCCTGGAGGCCCCCCTAGGCGAGTTTCGGGGAATAGACGTCCCGACCTCGGAGGACCATGTCGCGTTGCTTTTTTCGACCTCTGGGACGACCGGACGTCCTAAGGTCGTGCCTGTCTCACACGAAAACGTCCTGAGCGACATGGATCAGGCCCTGAAACAGGTGTCGGAGATCTCTGACGGCGAGGTCTTTCTCAACGTCCTTCCGAATTTTCACACCCTGGGATTCATAGTTAGTGGCCTTCTGCCTCTGCTTTTCCGATTCCGTCAGGTGATTCTTCCCTCGTTCATGCCGGTCGACAGAACCTTGAAGGCCATAGAAGCCTCCGGAGTTACGGCGATAGTCGCGGTTCCCACTATGTTGAGGTTCATGGTTGCCGCCGGTTTGAGGGCGGGAATGAACTTTCCCTCGGTTCGTCTGGTCATAAGCGGAGGCGATCGTTTTTCCGTAGATCTCGATTCCCGGGTAGAGAAGGTTTTCGGGGTGCCGGTTCTGGAGGGTTACGGGTTGACCGAATGTTCCCCCATATTGGCGGTAAATCCCTCTTACGAGGCCCGTAAATTAGGCACGGTCGGTCCCGTCCTGGGCGATCTGGAGTGGCAGATCCGCGGCTTGGACGGAGAGGTCAAGGAGGAGGGCGAAGAAGGTGTCCTGTGGGTCAAAGGCCCTTCCGTTGTCTCGCGTTATTTCAGGAATCCCGAGGTGTCGGTCGAGAAATTCGTCGACGGTTGGTTCAATACCGGTGACGTGGTATCAATGGACGGCGATGGATACGTCAGGATAATGGATAGGGCTGGGGACATGATAATAGTGGGAGGTTTTAACGTCTATCCTCAGGAGGTCGAGGCGGTGTTGGCCTCTTATGCCGGGGTAAGAGAGGCCGCCGTTGTCGGGAAGAAAAATTCCTTCAGCGGTCAAATTCCCTATGGCTACGTGATATTGGATCCCGAAGCCTCTGTGACATCGGCGGAGCTGATCTCTTACTGCAAGGGACACCTAGCCCATTACAAGGTTCCTCGGAAAATAGAGATGGTGGAGGACTTCCCCAGGAACAGTCTGGGCAAGGTGCTGAGGAGGGCTCTCCGGGATGACTTGAATCGAGGAACGAGATAA
- the asnS gene encoding asparagine--tRNA ligase translates to MATPWIAIKDMPQHVEEEVTIRGWMYNKRSSGKIHFLQIRDGSGFVQAVMVKKEVSPEDFEAAKKLWMEASVEITGTVRSDDRAPSGVELTVTSIKTNHNPTDEYPIGKKDHGVDFLLDNRHLWLRSQRQRAIMTIRERIVWSWRQFLHDRDFLLVDSPIITGAIGEGASGLFELDYFDQKAYLAQTGQLYAEAAAAAYGKVYCFGPTFRAEKSKTRRHLTEFWMLEPEVAYYDHKDNMDLQEALVSYTVKQVLEHCKEELTLLERDISPLNTVLEGPFYRISYRDAVKKLNELGSSIKFGDDLGAEDETILTQQYDRPVFVECYPKGAKAFYMKENPDDKETVLCADLLAPEGYGEIIGGSQREDDLDKLTARMESDGLDMDSYGWYLDLRRYGTFVHSGFGIGLERTIAWICGLHHIREVIPWPRTIYRLNP, encoded by the coding sequence ATGGCAACGCCGTGGATCGCTATCAAGGACATGCCGCAACACGTTGAGGAAGAAGTTACTATCAGAGGATGGATGTACAACAAGAGAAGCTCAGGAAAGATACATTTCCTCCAGATAAGGGACGGCTCGGGATTCGTACAGGCCGTCATGGTAAAAAAAGAGGTCTCCCCGGAGGACTTCGAAGCAGCCAAGAAACTCTGGATGGAGGCATCGGTGGAGATAACCGGGACGGTCAGGTCCGACGACAGAGCCCCGTCGGGAGTGGAGCTCACCGTCACGAGCATAAAGACAAACCACAACCCAACCGATGAATATCCCATAGGCAAGAAAGACCACGGAGTGGACTTCCTGCTGGACAACCGCCACCTTTGGCTGAGGAGCCAGAGGCAGAGGGCTATCATGACGATCAGGGAGAGGATAGTCTGGTCCTGGAGACAGTTCCTCCACGACAGAGACTTCCTCCTGGTGGACAGCCCCATAATAACCGGAGCCATAGGAGAGGGAGCGTCCGGCCTTTTCGAGCTGGACTACTTCGACCAAAAGGCCTATCTGGCCCAGACGGGACAGCTGTACGCTGAGGCGGCAGCAGCAGCCTACGGGAAGGTCTACTGTTTCGGCCCCACCTTCAGGGCGGAGAAATCCAAGACAAGAAGACACCTCACCGAGTTCTGGATGCTGGAACCCGAGGTGGCCTATTACGACCACAAGGACAACATGGACCTCCAGGAGGCCCTGGTAAGCTATACGGTGAAACAGGTGCTGGAACACTGCAAAGAGGAGCTGACCCTCCTGGAAAGAGACATCTCCCCCCTCAATACGGTTCTCGAAGGACCGTTCTACCGCATCTCCTACAGGGACGCGGTGAAGAAGCTCAACGAATTGGGAAGCTCCATAAAATTCGGAGACGATCTGGGAGCGGAGGACGAGACGATACTGACCCAACAGTACGACAGACCCGTCTTCGTCGAGTGCTACCCGAAGGGGGCCAAGGCGTTCTACATGAAGGAAAACCCCGACGACAAAGAGACCGTGCTCTGTGCCGACCTGCTGGCCCCGGAGGGATACGGAGAGATCATCGGAGGATCCCAGAGGGAGGACGACCTGGATAAACTGACCGCCAGGATGGAATCGGACGGTCTGGACATGGACTCTTACGGATGGTATCTCGACCTTCGCAGATACGGTACCTTCGTCCACAGCGGATTTGGTATCGGACTGGAGCGGACCATAGCCTGGATATGCGGCCTGCATCACATCAGAGAGGTAATACCCTGGCCCAGGACCATCTACAGATTGAACCCTTAA
- a CDS encoding peroxiredoxin: MYRIGDKIEDIKTNAFHQGDLKEIKMSDYEGKWRVLFFYPADFTFVCPTELGEMADYYDKFVEEGAEIFSVSTDSEFVHMAWHEASPTIAKIRFPMLADPSGKISRDFGVYLEDDGVALRGTFVIDPQGVLKAVEIHDLDIGRSAKEALRKLQAAKFSAAHGQVCPASWEPGDEGMVPGKDLVGKI; encoded by the coding sequence ATGTATCGTATAGGAGACAAGATCGAGGATATCAAGACTAACGCTTTTCATCAGGGAGACCTGAAGGAGATAAAAATGTCCGATTACGAGGGGAAATGGAGGGTTTTGTTCTTCTATCCCGCCGATTTTACCTTCGTATGTCCCACCGAGCTGGGCGAAATGGCCGATTACTACGATAAATTCGTGGAGGAAGGGGCCGAGATCTTCAGCGTCAGTACCGATTCAGAGTTCGTCCATATGGCCTGGCACGAGGCATCTCCGACGATCGCCAAGATTCGTTTCCCCATGTTGGCCGATCCCAGCGGCAAGATAAGCAGGGATTTTGGGGTATACTTGGAGGACGATGGAGTAGCCCTTAGAGGGACCTTCGTGATCGATCCTCAGGGGGTGCTGAAGGCGGTGGAGATACACGATCTCGACATCGGAAGAAGTGCCAAGGAGGCTCTCAGAAAACTCCAGGCCGCCAAGTTCTCCGCCGCTCACGGTCAGGTCTGTCCCGCAAGCTGGGAACCCGGTGACGAGGGAATGGTCCCGGGCAAGGATCTTGTAGGAAAAATATAG